A genomic stretch from Candidatus Omnitrophota bacterium includes:
- a CDS encoding RnfABCDGE type electron transport complex subunit D, which produces MKDKFIVSASPHIYSGESVTRIMWSVIAALIPSGIAAVMIFGARSLSVIAVSILSAVLCEWLILSLRKERIRVSDGSALLSGLLLAYNLPANVPLWIPAIGAFFAIGIAKQVFGGLGKNIFNPALAARAFLLVSWPQYLTVFPKPFGADAVASATPLMLLKEGKAGTIAEMGVSYLDLFLGNRGGSLGEVCIVALALGALFLLLKGYISWHTPFSFVAGFGLLSWLFSGGEILTGDWLFHILSGGVILGAFFMATDYVTTPLTRKGQVIFGAGCGLLTFVIRKWGGYPEGVSFAILIMNAAVPMIDRYTKTRIFGTGRLHKVT; this is translated from the coding sequence ATGAAAGACAAATTTATCGTATCGGCTTCGCCGCATATTTATAGCGGCGAGTCGGTAACGCGCATAATGTGGTCGGTCATTGCCGCGCTTATCCCATCAGGGATCGCCGCCGTGATGATCTTTGGCGCGCGCTCTTTATCGGTAATAGCGGTTTCCATACTTAGCGCCGTCCTTTGTGAATGGCTGATCCTTTCGCTAAGAAAAGAGAGGATCCGCGTATCGGACGGAAGCGCGCTGCTTTCAGGGCTTCTTCTCGCCTATAATCTTCCCGCGAATGTGCCTCTGTGGATCCCGGCCATAGGCGCGTTTTTCGCTATAGGCATAGCGAAACAGGTATTCGGCGGACTGGGCAAGAATATCTTTAACCCCGCTCTTGCTGCCCGCGCGTTCCTGCTTGTGTCCTGGCCTCAGTATCTTACCGTCTTTCCCAAACCGTTCGGCGCGGATGCTGTCGCGTCCGCTACGCCGCTTATGCTGCTTAAAGAGGGAAAGGCGGGCACGATAGCTGAAATGGGCGTTTCCTATCTGGATCTGTTTCTAGGCAACAGAGGCGGTTCATTGGGAGAGGTCTGCATCGTTGCCTTAGCCCTTGGCGCGTTGTTTTTGCTGCTGAAAGGATATATTTCCTGGCATACGCCGTTTAGTTTCGTAGCGGGTTTTGGCCTGTTGAGCTGGCTTTTTTCAGGCGGCGAAATATTAACGGGTGACTGGCTGTTCCACATATTATCCGGCGGCGTTATACTGGGCGCCTTTTTCATGGCTACGGACTATGTGACTACGCCGCTTACAAGGAAAGGGCAGGTTATTTTCGGGGCAGGATGCGGCCTGTTGACATTTGTCATCAGAAAATGGGGCGGGTATCCGGAGGGGGTTTCTTTTGCCATTCTGATCATGAACGCGGCAGTGCCCATGATCGACAGGTACACGAAGACGAGGATATTCGGTACTGGAAGGCTACATAAGGTTACATAA
- a CDS encoding electron transport complex subunit E — MLQDFTKGIFKNNPIFVTVLGLCPTLAVTTSLNNALGMGAAVIFVLAFSNTMISSIKGFVPRQIRIPCFIVVIASFVTIVELVMKAYAPALSRQLGIFVPLIVVNCIILGRAEAFASRNSAVRSMLDGLGSGVGFFCSLLVISFIREALGTGTVFGFEPPFNFHPASIMILAPGALLTMGLLLAIINSWKIKRGGKAKETTGCH, encoded by the coding sequence ATGTTACAGGATTTCACAAAAGGTATCTTTAAAAACAATCCCATATTCGTGACTGTGTTGGGGCTCTGTCCCACGCTCGCCGTTACGACATCTCTGAATAACGCGCTGGGTATGGGCGCGGCCGTAATATTTGTCCTGGCATTTTCCAATACGATGATCTCTTCTATCAAGGGATTCGTGCCGCGGCAGATACGCATCCCTTGCTTTATAGTCGTTATCGCCTCTTTTGTCACGATAGTAGAGTTGGTCATGAAGGCATATGCTCCGGCGCTTTCGCGTCAACTGGGGATCTTTGTGCCCCTGATAGTCGTAAACTGCATTATATTGGGCAGGGCCGAGGCGTTTGCCTCGCGCAATTCTGCCGTCCGCTCCATGCTTGACGGCCTTGGTTCCGGTGTGGGCTTCTTCTGTTCGCTTCTGGTGATATCTTTTATAAGGGAGGCGCTCGGCACGGGGACGGTATTTGGCTTCGAGCCGCCTTTTAATTTTCACCCGGCGTCTATAATGATACTGGCTCCCGGCGCGCTTCTTACTATGGGCCTTCTGCTCGCCATTATAAACAGCTGGAAGATCAAGAGGGGCGGGAAGGCGAAAGAAACTACCGGATGTCATTGA
- a CDS encoding RnfABCDGE type electron transport complex subunit A, protein MDLSRFITIIVGMVFINNFVLSKFLGLCPFFGVSRRAKPALSMGLAVIFVMTASSMITWLVYRFILIPFDIIYLRTIFFILVIAAFVQFIEMFILKKSPVLYRALGIYLPLITTNCAVLGVTVLNIDSFFINGKPAAGSFLFSLAQAFFAGVGFAFVLLLMSGIRERLDYTDVPQAFKGVSIAFIIAALMSLAFMGFAGFKL, encoded by the coding sequence ATGGACTTATCCAGGTTTATAACGATCATAGTCGGCATGGTGTTCATAAACAACTTTGTGCTCTCCAAGTTTCTGGGTTTATGTCCGTTTTTCGGGGTCTCCCGGCGCGCAAAGCCGGCCTTGAGCATGGGGCTGGCAGTTATCTTTGTCATGACTGCCTCAAGCATGATCACATGGCTGGTGTACCGCTTTATCCTTATTCCCTTTGATATAATTTACTTAAGGACCATATTCTTTATTCTTGTGATCGCCGCGTTCGTTCAGTTCATCGAGATGTTCATCCTTAAAAAGTCGCCTGTTCTTTACCGGGCGTTGGGCATATACCTGCCGTTGATCACTACAAACTGCGCTGTTCTGGGCGTTACCGTATTGAATATTGACAGTTTCTTTATCAACGGTAAGCCGGCAGCGGGCAGTTTCTTATTTTCTCTCGCGCAGGCATTCTTCGCGGGGGTTGGCTTCGCGTTTGTGCTCTTATTGATGTCCGGGATCCGCGAACGCCTTGATTATACGGATGTGCCTCAAGCGTTCAAAGGGGTGTCCATCGCTTTTATAATCGCGGCCTTAATGAGCCTTGCCTTTATGGGATTCGCGGGTTTTAAACTTTAA
- a CDS encoding response regulator has protein sequence METQKKILVIDDEPDLCDLVKIVLEKQKKFKVVVSTEAVKGIELAKAEMPDLILLDIIMPDMDGADVCRILSENEATRHIPVIFLSAIAGNGDITNAPGRIGRREFIAKPVTPEELIKRIEVVLEEEQE, from the coding sequence ATGGAAACGCAGAAAAAGATCCTGGTCATAGATGATGAGCCGGATCTATGCGACCTGGTCAAGATCGTCCTGGAGAAGCAGAAGAAGTTCAAGGTGGTTGTCTCTACAGAGGCAGTCAAGGGCATAGAGCTTGCCAAAGCGGAAATGCCGGACCTGATCTTGCTTGATATCATTATGCCCGATATGGACGGAGCGGATGTATGCCGTATTTTGTCCGAAAATGAGGCGACAAGGCATATACCGGTCATATTTTTAAGCGCCATAGCCGGTAACGGTGATATAACCAACGCTCCCGGGAGGATAGGCAGGAGGGAGTTTATCGCCAAGCCCGTGACTCCCGAAGAATTGATAAAGCGCATTGAAGTCGTTTTAGAGGAAGAGCAAGAGTGA
- a CDS encoding RnfABCDGE type electron transport complex subunit B: MNILVPVLSLGFLGFIFGIVLAWAAKKFCVRRDKKAEQVLDKLPGANCGACGMPGCMGFAEGLIKGTCTPDGCVVAKDETREEISRILGLEHKKKEKRIATLHCNGGKRVKDRFLYLGIEDCAAANIVSGGQKECVWGCLGFGTCARACPFGAIEMGEDALPHVDEAKCTACGRCVKACPKNLFTLIAAGQPIYVACSSHDAARATRDACSVGCIACGKCESASVVKGAVTIENNLSVFHYNMSSDFEATVSVCPMRTIRDKRRPGYPKDEEIYKK, encoded by the coding sequence GTGAATATACTGGTGCCTGTGTTGTCGTTAGGGTTCTTGGGGTTTATCTTTGGCATAGTGCTTGCCTGGGCGGCAAAGAAATTCTGCGTGCGCCGCGATAAGAAGGCGGAACAGGTGCTTGATAAGCTGCCCGGCGCTAACTGCGGCGCCTGCGGTATGCCCGGCTGTATGGGGTTTGCCGAAGGCCTGATAAAGGGGACGTGCACGCCTGACGGCTGCGTTGTTGCCAAGGACGAGACCAGAGAAGAGATATCCAGGATCCTCGGTTTGGAGCATAAAAAGAAAGAGAAGAGGATCGCCACATTGCATTGTAACGGCGGCAAAAGGGTCAAGGACAGGTTTTTGTATCTGGGTATTGAAGATTGCGCCGCGGCAAACATAGTGTCCGGCGGACAAAAGGAGTGTGTATGGGGGTGCCTGGGGTTTGGCACCTGCGCCAGGGCCTGCCCTTTCGGCGCTATAGAAATGGGCGAAGACGCCCTTCCCCACGTTGACGAAGCAAAGTGCACTGCCTGCGGCAGGTGTGTTAAGGCCTGTCCAAAGAACCTGTTTACCCTTATAGCCGCCGGTCAGCCGATATACGTTGCCTGCTCTTCTCATGACGCGGCCAGGGCAACAAGGGATGCCTGTTCCGTGGGCTGCATTGCCTGCGGAAAGTGCGAATCCGCCTCTGTAGTGAAAGGGGCAGTGACCATAGAAAATAACCTCTCCGTATTTCATTATAATATGAGTTCTGATTTTGAGGCCACTGTTTCCGTGTGCCCGATGCGTACGATAAGGGATAAGAGAAGGCCGGGATACCCCAAGGATGAGGAGATATATAAGAAATGA
- the purN gene encoding phosphoribosylglycinamide formyltransferase, which produces MKNLAVFVSGNGSNLQAIIDAVKNGNLKVNIALALSDNKDAYALARAKEAGIKGIFIDPKIYKAKKEFEREIISVLEKEKVEAIALAGFMRILSPEFISRYKNRILNVHPALLPSFKGAHGIKDAFDYGVKMTGVTIHFVDENMDHGPIILQEALRVDDGDTLGSLEEKIHKVEHKLYPEAIRLFSEGKLKVEGRRVIIL; this is translated from the coding sequence ATGAAAAATCTCGCGGTATTTGTTTCAGGCAACGGCAGCAATCTTCAGGCGATAATTGACGCCGTAAAGAACGGTAATCTGAAAGTGAACATAGCGCTTGCGCTTTCCGACAACAAAGACGCTTACGCGTTGGCGCGGGCAAAAGAGGCCGGTATAAAAGGCATATTTATTGACCCGAAGATCTATAAAGCGAAGAAGGAGTTTGAGCGGGAAATTATCTCCGTTTTAGAGAAGGAGAAGGTTGAGGCGATCGCGCTGGCGGGCTTTATGAGGATATTGAGCCCTGAATTCATCTCCAGGTATAAAAACAGGATACTTAATGTCCATCCGGCGCTGCTGCCTTCATTTAAAGGCGCGCACGGCATCAAGGACGCGTTTGACTACGGGGTCAAGATGACAGGGGTAACTATACATTTTGTAGATGAAAATATGGACCATGGCCCGATCATCCTGCAGGAGGCGCTGCGCGTAGATGACGGCGATACCTTAGGATCGCTTGAAGAGAAGATTCATAAGGTAGAACATAAACTCTATCCGGAAGCGATCAGATTATTCAGCGAAGGAAAACTAAAGGTAGAAGGGAGAAGGGTTATAATTCTTTGA
- a CDS encoding AAA family ATPase translates to MINMRKMKLFLKFHWVKIVVAIGCIAIAISLIIFLRYSIGAWILSERYTKRQMLAQYSVFFYVILVSQVISMPIYALFWYWLMFRGGSFKMTSMLKKTTRKDDINIHWNDVVGMDEAKQEALEVVRLIKDRAELQRIGGRILRGLLMIGPPGCGKTYLAKAMATEANIPFLSMSGSEFVEMFVGVGSSRVRKLFKRARQLAYSEGGCVIFIDELDAVGARRAVDAGFGGQSEFNTTLNQLLVEMDGLKEKDYNIIVMGATNAPESFLDPALLRPGRFDRKIYVDKPNLEDREKLFAYYLKEVKYDPNDVKVDRLARITVDQSPADIANLVRESALIAVRNKKTLISMKEIDEARERIALGIKRRIRLSQREKLHTAYHEAGHAIITYLLVPSQDVFKITITPRGHTGGVTWTPEREEIFIHDRNHYAGEIKACLGSYAAEKLKIGFTTGGVTGDFETAIWYAHNMVWRWGMGRSGIIGNFYGLPKDRNNMPMMSEEMKRRLDEDVQDILQSCLRDVEELLKKHDPLLERLGKELVAKEELNYDEIEAIFKEFGLSRPQTT, encoded by the coding sequence ATGATAAATATGCGAAAAATGAAATTATTCCTCAAATTCCACTGGGTCAAGATAGTGGTAGCTATCGGCTGTATTGCCATAGCCATCTCCCTGATAATATTCCTGCGTTACTCTATCGGCGCCTGGATCCTCTCCGAACGCTACACTAAAAGGCAGATGCTTGCCCAGTATTCCGTGTTTTTCTATGTCATCCTTGTCTCGCAAGTCATCAGCATGCCCATATACGCCCTGTTCTGGTACTGGCTGATGTTCCGCGGAGGCAGCTTCAAGATGACCTCGATGCTCAAAAAAACCACCAGGAAAGACGATATAAACATCCATTGGAATGACGTTGTGGGAATGGATGAAGCAAAACAGGAAGCCCTGGAAGTGGTAAGATTGATAAAAGACCGCGCGGAACTGCAGCGTATCGGCGGCAGGATATTGAGGGGCCTTTTGATGATCGGCCCGCCCGGATGCGGTAAAACATATCTTGCCAAGGCAATGGCAACCGAAGCCAATATCCCCTTCCTGTCCATGTCCGGCTCGGAATTCGTAGAGATGTTCGTAGGCGTAGGTTCAAGCCGCGTAAGAAAATTGTTCAAACGGGCAAGGCAATTAGCTTATTCAGAAGGCGGCTGCGTGATCTTCATTGATGAGCTTGATGCCGTGGGCGCCCGCCGCGCCGTGGATGCCGGCTTTGGCGGACAGTCGGAATTCAACACCACCCTGAACCAACTCCTGGTAGAAATGGACGGCCTTAAGGAAAAGGACTACAACATTATCGTAATGGGCGCGACCAATGCCCCGGAATCATTCCTTGACCCGGCGCTCTTAAGGCCGGGAAGGTTTGACAGGAAAATATATGTGGACAAACCAAACCTTGAAGACCGCGAGAAATTATTTGCTTACTATCTCAAAGAAGTAAAATATGATCCCAATGACGTCAAGGTTGACCGGCTGGCGCGCATAACAGTGGACCAGAGCCCTGCCGATATCGCCAATCTCGTCAGGGAATCCGCGCTTATTGCCGTGCGCAACAAGAAAACGCTGATCTCAATGAAAGAAATAGACGAGGCGCGGGAAAGGATCGCCCTTGGCATTAAGCGCAGGATAAGGTTGAGCCAGCGCGAGAAACTGCACACCGCCTATCACGAGGCAGGGCACGCCATCATCACCTACCTGCTTGTCCCCTCACAGGATGTATTCAAAATAACCATTACCCCGCGCGGGCATACGGGCGGGGTGACATGGACACCGGAAAGAGAAGAGATATTCATCCACGATAGGAACCACTACGCGGGAGAGATCAAGGCCTGCCTGGGTTCATATGCCGCGGAAAAGCTGAAGATCGGCTTTACTACCGGCGGAGTAACCGGCGATTTTGAAACTGCCATCTGGTATGCTCACAACATGGTCTGGCGCTGGGGTATGGGAAGATCCGGCATCATAGGAAACTTCTACGGCCTGCCCAAAGACAGGAACAACATGCCGATGATGTCCGAAGAGATGAAAAGGCGGCTGGATGAAGACGTGCAGGATATACTTCAGTCCTGCCTCAGGGACGTTGAAGAGCTGCTTAAAAAACATGACCCGCTGCTTGAACGCTTAGGCAAGGAGTTAGTCGCCAAAGAAGAACTCAACTACGATGAAATAGAGGCGATATTCAAAGAATTCGGCCTCAGCCGCCCCCAAACCACCTGA
- the eno gene encoding phosphopyruvate hydratase, with product MQKIKQLKAREILDSRGNPTLEVDAILDDGHFGRAAVPSGASTGEKEALELRDGDKKRYLGKGVLKAVENVNTAIAARVKGLEPDFRKIDKLLLDLDGTENKSKLGANAILGASMAVAKAAAIAENKPLYEYLGGGDAKILPVPQMNILNGGLHADNNLDIQEFMIMPIGAPSFKEALRFAVEVFHNLKGILKSKKLSTSVGDEGGFAPSLNSNEEAIELIIEAIKKAGYREGKDVSIALDVAASSFAEGGAYNFEGQKRDSGYLIELYGKLARKYPLISIEDGLGEHDWDGWKKLTDALGNKLQLVGDDLFVTNPKIFKEGIAKKVANSILIKVNQIGSLSETLEAIDIAKQNKYTAVISHRSGETEDTTIAHIAVATGVGQIKTGSLSRTDRIAKYNELLRIEEQLGSKAVYAGTIWDKIRLR from the coding sequence ATGCAGAAAATTAAGCAGTTAAAGGCAAGGGAAATACTGGATTCCAGGGGCAACCCTACCCTAGAGGTAGACGCGATACTTGATGACGGCCATTTTGGCAGGGCTGCCGTTCCTTCCGGGGCATCTACCGGAGAAAAGGAGGCGCTGGAACTGCGGGACGGCGACAAAAAGCGTTATTTAGGAAAAGGCGTATTAAAGGCGGTTGAGAATGTAAATACTGCGATAGCCGCCAGGGTCAAAGGGCTTGAGCCGGATTTCAGGAAGATAGATAAACTCCTGCTGGATTTAGACGGCACAGAGAACAAGTCAAAATTAGGCGCGAACGCCATACTCGGGGCGTCAATGGCAGTCGCGAAAGCAGCGGCGATAGCGGAGAATAAGCCGCTTTATGAATACCTGGGCGGCGGTGACGCGAAGATCCTTCCGGTTCCTCAGATGAATATCTTAAACGGCGGCCTGCATGCCGATAATAACCTCGATATTCAGGAGTTTATGATAATGCCGATAGGCGCGCCTTCATTCAAAGAGGCGCTCAGGTTTGCCGTAGAAGTATTTCATAATTTAAAGGGGATCTTGAAATCAAAAAAACTTTCTACCTCGGTAGGCGATGAAGGCGGGTTTGCCCCATCGCTTAATTCCAACGAAGAAGCGATAGAGCTGATTATTGAGGCGATAAAGAAGGCAGGGTACAGGGAAGGCAAGGATGTTTCTATCGCGCTGGACGTTGCGGCAAGCTCTTTTGCCGAAGGCGGAGCATACAATTTTGAAGGGCAAAAGCGCGACTCCGGATATCTTATAGAGCTTTACGGTAAGCTTGCCAGGAAATATCCTCTGATATCGATTGAGGACGGCCTGGGAGAGCATGACTGGGACGGCTGGAAAAAACTTACAGACGCCCTGGGGAATAAGCTGCAACTGGTAGGGGATGATCTATTCGTGACCAATCCTAAGATATTCAAGGAAGGCATCGCGAAGAAAGTCGCGAATTCCATACTTATAAAGGTGAATCAGATAGGTTCGCTTTCAGAGACGCTGGAAGCGATAGATATCGCTAAGCAAAATAAATATACCGCTGTTATCTCGCACCGCTCCGGAGAAACAGAGGATACGACCATAGCGCATATCGCCGTGGCAACGGGCGTGGGCCAGATAAAGACCGGTTCGCTTTCCAGGACCGACAGGATCGCCAAGTATAACGAACTGCTCAGGATCGAGGAGCAGTTGGGAAGCAAAGCGGTTTACGCCGGGACTATCTGGGATAAGATAAGGTTGCGTTAG
- a CDS encoding septum formation initiator family protein yields MFRKAFVLFGITFLLLIFFLPGYAKLQDLRQKNKELAEKIIELKNENKKLALERKRIEEDPVYLEKLAREKLGIVRKGEIVYKIEE; encoded by the coding sequence ATGTTTCGTAAGGCCTTTGTTCTTTTTGGTATCACTTTTCTGCTGTTGATATTCTTCCTGCCGGGGTATGCCAAGCTGCAGGATCTAAGGCAGAAGAATAAAGAATTGGCAGAAAAGATCATTGAGCTTAAGAACGAGAACAAGAAGCTGGCGCTTGAGCGCAAAAGAATAGAAGAAGACCCGGTATACCTGGAAAAATTAGCCCGGGAGAAATTAGGTATCGTCCGCAAGGGCGAGATCGTTTATAAAATAGAAGAATAA
- a CDS encoding patatin-like phospholipase family protein: protein MAVFSKEIISGIYPFNKLKKSHLGRLYRICEFKEYRINDIVYKEGDPPDAFYMLITGRLVALARQGDRDEQIELIKKGTAFGTVSLFTDEPHSVTVRSIENSVVLRIEKDKFKGFLDKNHILAVEFSRIFSKRVKKHIGVPKKIFQSVKLAICSFAKGRGKTTYMVNLAEALAEDRSKKAIVVECSSDDDFSIRAHCGAGGRVLKLNEFNEENIGGYVVESAQVSWLRVRMGQDTDRFFSLINYLSENYHFVLYELSRLDEQSMARLVSIADLVHLFMSSDREELARIDALMNILSGSNLPKVRFVFSEFLKADKPAGFPHKIYATIPPLESGDYKRVIRRISREVGEKTVGLVLGSGGAFCFSQIGVIKVLEENNIPIDIVCGSSMGALIGALWALGYPAAEIERIAAYFGKKFSLFSFPAMALPFRGFLKSKRLEKILKDIFGDKTFYDIKHSFRVVAFDFIRKESRVIREGYIYSAVAASCAMPGIFEPIVSKDGIFLDGGVLNPLPVKSILDYARKIIAVNVSLTKDEIYRSYTEQKRWKFNIFDFIFGSVGTMQREFINDSLKIADVVIHPDLDGMGWVDFSKVEELADRGEAAANEKLGEIIKLVSG, encoded by the coding sequence ATGGCTGTCTTTTCAAAAGAGATAATCTCCGGTATCTACCCCTTTAACAAATTAAAAAAATCCCATCTGGGGCGGTTGTACAGGATCTGCGAGTTCAAGGAATACCGCATCAACGATATCGTCTACAAGGAAGGCGATCCACCGGATGCCTTTTATATGCTTATTACCGGCCGGCTCGTAGCGCTTGCCAGGCAGGGCGACAGGGATGAACAGATCGAGCTTATAAAGAAGGGTACCGCGTTCGGGACCGTATCTCTTTTTACCGATGAACCGCATTCGGTAACGGTCCGGTCTATTGAAAACTCGGTAGTCCTGAGGATCGAGAAGGATAAGTTCAAGGGCTTCCTGGATAAGAACCATATCCTCGCGGTTGAATTCTCGCGGATATTTTCCAAGAGGGTCAAGAAGCATATAGGCGTGCCAAAGAAGATATTTCAATCGGTGAAACTGGCAATATGCAGTTTCGCTAAAGGCAGGGGCAAGACCACTTATATGGTGAATCTGGCCGAGGCGCTGGCAGAGGACAGGTCTAAAAAGGCAATAGTGGTGGAGTGTTCTTCTGACGATGATTTCTCCATCCGCGCGCATTGCGGGGCCGGGGGCAGGGTTTTGAAGCTGAACGAATTCAACGAAGAAAACATAGGCGGATATGTCGTAGAGAGCGCTCAGGTATCGTGGCTCCGCGTGAGAATGGGGCAGGATACCGACCGGTTTTTCTCCCTGATCAACTACCTCTCCGAGAATTACCACTTCGTCCTGTATGAGCTCAGCCGTCTTGACGAACAGTCAATGGCGCGGCTGGTTTCCATAGCCGACCTTGTGCATTTGTTTATGTCTTCGGACAGAGAAGAGCTGGCGCGCATAGACGCCCTGATGAATATCCTATCCGGCAGCAACCTGCCTAAGGTGAGGTTCGTATTCTCGGAATTCCTGAAGGCGGATAAACCCGCAGGGTTCCCTCATAAGATATACGCTACCATACCGCCTTTGGAAAGCGGCGATTACAAGCGGGTTATAAGGCGGATATCGCGCGAGGTAGGAGAAAAGACCGTGGGGCTGGTGCTGGGTTCGGGAGGGGCGTTCTGTTTCTCGCAGATAGGCGTGATCAAGGTATTAGAAGAGAACAACATCCCCATAGATATTGTCTGCGGTTCAAGTATGGGCGCGCTTATCGGTGCGCTGTGGGCCCTGGGTTATCCTGCCGCGGAAATAGAAAGGATAGCGGCTTACTTCGGCAAGAAGTTTTCCCTTTTTTCCTTTCCCGCGATGGCGCTGCCCTTCAGGGGTTTCCTGAAATCCAAACGCCTGGAAAAGATATTAAAAGACATCTTTGGCGACAAGACGTTTTACGACATAAAACATTCTTTCAGGGTAGTGGCCTTTGATTTTATCAGGAAGGAATCCAGGGTGATCAGGGAGGGCTATATTTACAGCGCCGTGGCGGCAAGCTGCGCGATGCCAGGTATCTTTGAGCCCATTGTCTCCAAGGACGGCATCTTTCTTGACGGCGGGGTGTTGAACCCGCTGCCCGTAAAGTCCATACTTGATTACGCCAGGAAGATAATCGCCGTGAATGTTTCCCTGACCAAGGATGAGATCTACAGAAGTTATACGGAACAAAAGAGGTGGAAGTTCAATATATTTGATTTTATCTTTGGCAGCGTAGGCACGATGCAAAGGGAATTCATAAATGATTCCTTAAAGATCGCCGACGTTGTTATTCATCCTGATTTAGACGGGATGGGGTGGGTTGACTTCAGCAAGGTGGAAGAGCTGGCTGACAGGGGAGAAGCGGCGGCCAATGAAAAGTTGGGGGAGATCATAAAGCTGGTGAGCGGTTAA